The [Bacillus] selenitireducens MLS10 genome includes a region encoding these proteins:
- a CDS encoding 2-hydroxyacid dehydrogenase gives MGKPFVYVTRKVPEHCLGELREFAEVEMWHEEEIPVDRETLLAKAKDATGLITMLSDKVNAELMDAAPNLKVIANLAVGFDNIDVEGATARGIVVSNTPNVLTDTTADLTFSLLMATARRIPEAVNYVREGQWKNWGPLLMAGTDIHHKTIGIVGMGRIGATVAKRATGFDMEILYHNRSRKPEAEAELGATYVSFDELIEKSDYVVCLAPLTPETKELFDLAAFRKMKDSAIFINASRGAVVKEDDLQQALDEKEIAAAGLDVFLNEPIGADHPLLKYDNVVALPHIGSASVETREEMTRLVGRHCANVIVGRKPEYIVNESVWKG, from the coding sequence ATGGGGAAACCGTTTGTGTATGTCACAAGAAAAGTGCCGGAGCATTGCCTGGGGGAACTGAGGGAGTTTGCTGAGGTCGAGATGTGGCATGAAGAAGAAATTCCAGTTGACCGGGAGACGTTGCTCGCAAAAGCGAAGGACGCAACAGGTCTGATCACCATGTTGTCAGATAAGGTTAACGCGGAGCTTATGGATGCAGCACCGAATCTGAAAGTGATCGCCAATCTGGCGGTCGGATTTGACAATATCGATGTTGAAGGAGCGACAGCGCGCGGCATTGTAGTCAGTAACACACCTAATGTGCTGACGGATACGACAGCGGATTTGACATTCAGCCTTTTGATGGCGACAGCGCGCCGGATCCCGGAAGCGGTCAACTATGTCCGTGAAGGCCAGTGGAAAAACTGGGGGCCTCTCTTAATGGCAGGAACGGATATTCATCACAAGACGATCGGGATTGTTGGTATGGGCAGGATTGGTGCAACCGTGGCAAAGCGGGCAACCGGTTTTGACATGGAGATCCTCTACCACAATCGCTCGCGAAAGCCGGAGGCCGAAGCGGAGCTCGGTGCAACGTATGTTTCGTTTGACGAGCTGATTGAAAAGTCCGATTACGTCGTTTGCCTCGCACCGCTCACGCCGGAAACGAAAGAACTGTTTGACCTGGCCGCCTTCAGGAAGATGAAGGATTCAGCGATCTTTATCAATGCATCAAGAGGAGCGGTTGTCAAAGAAGATGATCTTCAACAGGCACTCGACGAAAAAGAAATCGCCGCTGCCGGGTTGGATGTTTTCCTGAATGAGCCGATTGGAGCCGACCATCCACTTTTGAAGTATGACAACGTCGTGGCACTTCCGCATATCGGCAGTGCGAGCGTGGAAACACGAGAAGAAATGACGCGTCTCGTCGGACGCCACTGCGCGAACGTCATTGTCGGAAGAAAGCCGGAATATATCGTCAATGAATCAGTCTGGAAAGGCTGA
- a CDS encoding NifU family protein yields the protein MTTETMESQVQEVLDKLRPFLLRDGGDVELVDVEDGVVKVRLMGACGSCPSSTITLKAGIERALLEEVPGVTELEQVF from the coding sequence ATGACTACAGAAACTATGGAATCACAGGTTCAGGAAGTGCTCGATAAATTGCGTCCGTTCCTTCTCCGCGATGGCGGCGATGTGGAATTGGTCGATGTTGAAGACGGCGTTGTAAAAGTTCGTTTGATGGGTGCTTGCGGTTCTTGCCCAAGTTCAACGATTACACTGAAAGCCGGTATCGAGCGTGCCCTTCTTGAAGAAGTACCAGGCGTCACGGAACTCGAACAGGTATTTTAA
- a CDS encoding YuzD family protein, with amino-acid sequence MTMKPVQITIFGAEQKCASCIHLPSAKETMEWLEAALTRKFPDKKLAFTYVDIEDPQSQEEKEWAEAILNDEYFYPLVLINGEVSAEGDPHLPALVKQIQAVTV; translated from the coding sequence ATGACTATGAAACCGGTACAGATAACGATATTCGGTGCAGAGCAAAAGTGTGCGAGCTGCATCCATCTGCCAAGTGCAAAAGAAACAATGGAATGGCTCGAAGCAGCTCTGACGAGAAAGTTTCCGGACAAGAAATTGGCGTTTACGTATGTGGATATCGAAGATCCGCAAAGCCAGGAAGAAAAAGAGTGGGCAGAGGCCATTTTAAATGATGAATACTTTTACCCGCTTGTTCTGATCAATGGCGAAGTATCAGCAGAAGGGGATCCCCATCTGCCCGCTCTCGTGAAGCAGATTCAGGCCGTGACGGTATGA
- a CDS encoding NAD(P)/FAD-dependent oxidoreductase, producing the protein MNKLVVLGGGYGGLRAVQKLLAEKGIQDLSILLIEKEPYHSLKTEFYALAAGTVSDQELRVHFPNDVRLELKFAKIESIDLDKKLVHLESEEPVDYDDLIIGLGCEDRYHGVPGADQHTLSIQSMRRARKTYQVLQGVKANGRVAIVGGGLSGVELASELRESRPDLEILLFDRNAKILSSFPDKLSDYVTEWFEKNQVKLMTKANITEVERYRIYNHDDPIDVDTTIWTAGIQASKIVRDLPVDQDGIGRLITTDHHHIPGNDSVFVIGDCAASEFAPSAQLAEAQAERTVKLLAKKWRGEAFPEEMPKIKLKGVLGSLGKKQGFGYMRDKPMTGRVPRVLKSGVLWMYKFGSHS; encoded by the coding sequence ATGAACAAACTCGTTGTACTCGGAGGCGGTTACGGCGGTCTCCGTGCCGTCCAAAAGCTGCTTGCGGAAAAAGGAATCCAGGATCTTTCCATTCTCCTTATCGAAAAAGAGCCTTACCACAGTTTAAAAACCGAGTTTTACGCACTTGCTGCCGGAACCGTATCCGATCAGGAATTACGGGTTCACTTCCCAAACGATGTGAGGCTGGAGCTGAAGTTCGCCAAGATCGAAAGCATCGATCTCGACAAGAAGCTCGTTCATCTTGAATCGGAAGAGCCTGTCGACTATGACGATCTCATTATCGGACTCGGTTGTGAAGATCGTTATCACGGGGTCCCCGGCGCGGATCAGCATACCCTCAGTATTCAATCAATGCGCCGCGCGAGAAAGACCTACCAGGTGCTTCAGGGGGTCAAAGCGAACGGGCGGGTTGCGATCGTCGGCGGCGGACTCAGCGGTGTGGAACTGGCGAGCGAACTGCGGGAAAGCCGTCCGGATCTTGAAATCCTGCTGTTTGACCGCAATGCTAAGATTCTCTCCTCGTTTCCGGACAAACTGTCCGACTATGTCACCGAATGGTTTGAAAAAAATCAGGTTAAGCTGATGACCAAAGCGAACATTACCGAGGTCGAACGTTACCGCATCTATAATCACGATGATCCGATTGATGTCGACACGACCATCTGGACAGCGGGGATACAGGCCAGTAAAATCGTCCGGGACCTTCCCGTTGACCAGGACGGGATCGGGCGTCTGATTACAACCGATCACCATCACATTCCCGGTAATGATTCCGTCTTTGTCATCGGAGATTGCGCAGCGTCAGAATTCGCTCCGAGTGCCCAGCTCGCTGAAGCCCAGGCTGAACGGACCGTCAAACTGCTCGCAAAGAAATGGCGCGGCGAAGCATTTCCTGAAGAAATGCCGAAGATCAAACTCAAAGGGGTACTCGGGTCACTGGGGAAGAAACAGGGGTTTGGCTATATGCGGGATAAACCGATGACCGGCCGCGTACCCCGGGTGTTAAAGTCCGGGGTACTGTGGATGTATAAATTCGGCTCTCACTCCTGA
- a CDS encoding YuzB family protein, protein MKPIVEFCMSNLASGTHPVFAELEKDPDLDVIEYGCLSFCGQCARTKFALVNGDIVTGDTNDDLIANIYQYLDDHPMF, encoded by the coding sequence TTGAAACCGATAGTGGAATTTTGTATGAGTAATCTCGCATCAGGAACTCATCCGGTATTCGCCGAATTGGAGAAAGACCCGGATCTTGATGTGATTGAATATGGCTGTCTGAGTTTTTGCGGCCAGTGCGCCCGGACAAAATTCGCCCTGGTGAACGGTGATATTGTCACGGGAGATACCAATGATGATCTGATCGCAAATATTTATCAGTATCTTGACGATCATCCGATGTTTTAA
- the mqnE gene encoding aminofutalosine synthase MqnE, protein MTTLTADKNLRDIQEKVMNGERLSIEDGLYLYETPDLLSVAQMANMVNEKKNGDRVYFIENMYINPTNVCEASCAFCGFKRKPGEEGAYTMDEAELLDYVEKRWNDNIQEFHIVGGHNPDVPFDYYLNTIRALKKHYPQCTIKAYTGAEIEFFARTYGFTMKEVLEQLQEAGLDTLPGGGAEILTEEYRAKMSPEKASTFEWLEAHELAHGLGMKTHATMLYGGIESKEERLVHMDRLRKLQDKTDGFMVFIPLAMQPKSAGAGLERRTSAYDDLRTVAISRLMLDNFDHIKAYWINIGPQLTQMALTFGSSDIHGTLIEERISHSAGALTSQGITRKELIHMIKGANKKPVERDTFYNVIKEY, encoded by the coding sequence ATGACTACGTTGACAGCTGACAAAAATCTTCGTGATATACAGGAAAAGGTTATGAATGGCGAACGCCTGTCAATTGAAGACGGGCTCTACCTTTATGAGACACCGGATTTATTGAGTGTCGCACAAATGGCAAATATGGTGAATGAGAAGAAGAACGGCGATCGGGTCTATTTTATCGAAAACATGTACATCAATCCGACGAACGTCTGTGAAGCAAGCTGCGCGTTTTGCGGCTTCAAACGAAAACCGGGAGAAGAAGGCGCGTACACGATGGATGAAGCGGAGCTCCTCGACTACGTGGAGAAACGCTGGAACGACAACATCCAGGAGTTCCATATTGTTGGAGGACACAATCCGGATGTACCTTTCGACTATTATCTTAATACCATTCGTGCATTGAAGAAGCATTATCCGCAGTGCACCATTAAAGCCTATACCGGCGCAGAGATTGAATTCTTCGCCCGCACATACGGTTTCACGATGAAAGAAGTCCTTGAACAGCTTCAGGAAGCCGGTCTTGACACCCTTCCAGGGGGCGGTGCAGAGATTCTGACAGAAGAATACCGTGCCAAGATGAGTCCTGAAAAGGCGTCCACATTCGAGTGGCTCGAAGCGCACGAACTCGCACACGGACTGGGTATGAAAACACATGCGACCATGCTTTATGGCGGCATTGAATCGAAGGAAGAACGACTGGTTCATATGGACAGACTCCGCAAGCTCCAGGACAAGACAGACGGCTTTATGGTGTTTATCCCGCTTGCCATGCAGCCCAAATCTGCAGGAGCTGGCCTTGAGCGACGGACATCAGCGTATGACGATCTTCGGACCGTGGCCATCAGCCGTCTGATGCTCGATAACTTTGATCATATTAAAGCGTACTGGATCAATATCGGTCCACAGCTGACGCAGATGGCGCTCACTTTTGGCAGCTCGGATATCCACGGCACCCTTATCGAAGAGCGAATTTCCCACTCTGCCGGCGCACTGACTTCACAGGGTATCACCCGTAAGGAACTGATCCACATGATCAAAGGCGCAAACAAAAAACCGGTTGAACGGGATACGTTCTACAACGTCATCAAAGAATACTGA
- a CDS encoding HesB/IscA family protein: protein MLEITEAAATQVKQMMEDEADAKFLRVGVQGGGCSGLSYGMGFDTEKAEDDTLLEVDGIEVLVDKESEPMLKGTKIDYKENMMGGGFTIDNPNAVASCGCGSSFRTADNEGTPEEC from the coding sequence ATGCTCGAAATTACTGAAGCTGCGGCCACTCAGGTCAAGCAGATGATGGAAGATGAAGCAGATGCTAAATTCCTGCGCGTCGGTGTTCAAGGTGGCGGATGCAGCGGACTTTCCTACGGAATGGGCTTTGATACAGAGAAGGCTGAGGATGATACGCTGCTTGAAGTTGACGGTATCGAAGTTCTGGTTGATAAGGAAAGCGAACCGATGCTCAAAGGCACGAAGATTGATTACAAGGAGAACATGATGGGCGGAGGATTCACAATTGACAATCCCAATGCGGTTGCCTCTTGTGGGTGCGGATCGTCATTTCGTACTGCAGATAATGAGGGAACGCCTGAGGAATGCTGA
- a CDS encoding NAD(P)/FAD-dependent oxidoreductase, which yields MSQEREVYDITVIGGGPVGIFTTFYAGLRQAKVKLIEAMPQLGGQLSALYPEKYIYDIAGFPKIRAQELVDNLSEQARQFNPEITLSQSVESVEKGSDGVFTITTDKETHYSKSIIITAGVGAFKPRPLEVEGAEQFEGKNLHYFVSDLNKFAGDRVVLAGGGDSAVDWTLMLEDIAEEITIVHRRNKFRAHEHSVEQLLGSDKINVRTPYVVSEIHANGDKIEAVTLKEKDGDKTERIDIDTLIVNYGFISNLGPIKNWGLEIEKNSIVVNSNMETNIEGIYACGDIVTYDGKTKLIAAGFGEAPTAVNNAKVHVDPTASATAGHSSSIMA from the coding sequence TTGTCACAAGAAAGAGAAGTGTACGACATTACCGTGATCGGGGGAGGTCCTGTAGGTATTTTCACTACATTTTATGCAGGACTCAGACAGGCTAAAGTAAAATTAATCGAGGCAATGCCGCAACTTGGGGGACAACTTTCTGCGCTTTATCCGGAGAAGTACATATACGATATTGCCGGCTTCCCGAAGATTCGCGCACAGGAACTGGTTGATAACCTCAGTGAGCAGGCCCGGCAGTTTAATCCTGAGATTACGCTCAGTCAATCTGTAGAGAGTGTGGAAAAAGGCAGTGACGGCGTATTTACCATCACGACTGATAAAGAGACCCATTATTCCAAATCCATTATCATTACCGCAGGCGTAGGTGCGTTTAAACCCCGCCCGCTTGAAGTGGAAGGTGCTGAACAGTTTGAAGGCAAAAACCTTCACTACTTCGTCAGTGATTTAAACAAGTTTGCAGGAGACCGTGTTGTGCTCGCCGGGGGCGGCGACTCAGCAGTGGACTGGACGCTCATGCTTGAAGATATCGCAGAGGAGATCACGATTGTTCATCGCCGTAACAAATTCCGCGCCCACGAGCACAGCGTCGAACAGCTCCTCGGTTCTGACAAGATCAACGTCCGAACGCCTTATGTGGTCAGCGAAATTCATGCCAATGGGGATAAGATCGAAGCCGTTACCCTGAAAGAAAAAGACGGAGATAAAACGGAACGGATTGACATTGATACACTGATCGTGAACTACGGCTTCATTTCAAATCTCGGTCCAATCAAAAACTGGGGACTTGAAATCGAAAAAAATTCCATCGTTGTCAATTCCAACATGGAAACGAATATCGAAGGCATCTATGCCTGCGGTGACATCGTCACCTATGACGGCAAAACAAAATTGATTGCCGCCGGCTTTGGCGAAGCGCCAACGGCCGTGAACAATGCTAAGGTACATGTAGATCCAACGGCGAGTGCCACTGCCGGACACAGTTCGAGCATCATGGCGTAA
- a CDS encoding YuiA family protein has protein sequence MGLHDKKLEQGECPYCEGKGYHQPPLTVTETCPDCHGTGEKRQAS, from the coding sequence ATGGGATTGCATGATAAGAAACTTGAGCAGGGTGAGTGCCCATACTGTGAGGGAAAAGGGTACCATCAGCCTCCGTTGACGGTTACAGAAACCTGTCCGGATTGTCACGGTACAGGTGAAAAGAGACAAGCATCTTAA
- a CDS encoding YuiB family protein, with the protein MLSIPQMIIAILLYFVLFFGIGFILNMLLRASWVMAVIYPVVVLFMVDNQGIGAYFSSPGDAFSDLGSSLVNLPLADMIILSSGMVGALLAGVVIRMLRNRGYQMF; encoded by the coding sequence GTGCTGAGTATACCGCAAATGATTATTGCGATCTTGCTTTATTTTGTTTTGTTTTTCGGGATTGGGTTTATTTTAAACATGCTCCTCAGAGCCAGCTGGGTAATGGCTGTGATCTATCCAGTGGTGGTGCTGTTCATGGTGGACAATCAGGGGATCGGTGCCTACTTCAGTTCGCCAGGTGATGCGTTTTCTGACTTAGGCAGCAGTCTGGTGAATCTGCCTTTGGCAGATATGATTATTCTCTCATCCGGCATGGTTGGTGCACTGCTCGCTGGAGTGGTGATCAGAATGCTCAGAAACAGAGGGTATCAGATGTTTTAA
- a CDS encoding divergent PAP2 family protein: protein MEIFTNFPLWAGLFAIGFAQFVKVPLEFIATRKFNWGLLTSTGGMPSSHSAAVTALATALGLEQGFDSPFFATAVIFGVIVMFDASGVRRHAGEQATVINQLVMDFNKIVSEVKNWPEKEEKEKRKELKELLGHQPIEVFFGGLTGILLSIFIFFVIL, encoded by the coding sequence ATGGAGATCTTTACAAATTTCCCGCTCTGGGCAGGTCTCTTCGCCATTGGTTTTGCCCAATTTGTCAAAGTGCCGCTTGAATTCATCGCAACCCGAAAATTTAATTGGGGGCTTTTAACCAGTACTGGCGGGATGCCGAGTTCTCATTCCGCTGCGGTTACTGCGCTTGCGACGGCTCTTGGTCTTGAACAGGGATTTGATTCCCCGTTTTTCGCCACAGCTGTTATCTTCGGTGTGATCGTGATGTTCGATGCGTCTGGTGTACGAAGACATGCGGGCGAACAGGCGACGGTGATCAATCAGCTCGTTATGGACTTTAATAAAATCGTATCTGAAGTCAAGAACTGGCCGGAAAAAGAAGAAAAAGAGAAGCGCAAGGAGCTGAAAGAACTGCTCGGCCATCAACCCATTGAAGTCTTCTTCGGTGGCCTTACCGGTATCTTGCTTTCGATATTCATCTTTTTTGTGATTCTTTAA
- a CDS encoding TRAP transporter small permease, producing the protein MSSSQNKFIRIVKALDAGLHTLEKIILSWSILIITAMTAGNVIYRTITGQSWHFAAEISRLAIIVATFMGISYAARKGRHISMSAFFDLSPKRLKKVLAIVNPLITASILFIMSYYAVLYTHSVFVSGRTTAALEFPFWIMVVALPIGMFLGGLQFIRNSWVNIKHDEVYLAQEKKDYDEQ; encoded by the coding sequence TTGAGCAGCTCACAAAACAAGTTTATCCGAATCGTCAAAGCACTGGATGCAGGCCTTCATACGTTGGAAAAAATCATCCTGAGCTGGTCGATCCTCATCATTACCGCAATGACTGCAGGTAATGTAATTTACAGAACCATCACTGGTCAGAGCTGGCACTTTGCTGCTGAGATCAGTCGATTAGCGATCATCGTTGCAACGTTTATGGGTATCAGCTATGCAGCACGTAAAGGACGACATATCAGCATGTCTGCATTTTTTGATCTTTCTCCGAAGCGTTTGAAAAAAGTTTTGGCGATTGTTAATCCATTGATCACAGCTTCCATTCTGTTTATCATGTCCTATTATGCCGTATTATATACGCATAGTGTTTTTGTTTCAGGGAGGACGACCGCAGCCCTTGAATTTCCATTCTGGATTATGGTTGTGGCCCTGCCAATCGGCATGTTCCTGGGGGGACTTCAGTTTATCCGGAACAGCTGGGTGAATATTAAACACGATGAAGTCTATCTGGCACAAGAGAAGAAAGATTACGATGAACAATAA
- a CDS encoding TRAP transporter large permease, with the protein MAWTMLAIMVFLLILGLPMMIPLIVGPLVILFFFMDGLDPTIMVQQMVEGISSYVLLAVPLFIFAADIMTTGRTSRRLLDFVGAFVGHMRGGYAITTAAACTLFGSISGSTQATVVAIGKPMRERLLKVGYKDSHAIALIINSSDVALLIPPSIGMIIYALVTGTSVGDLFIAGIGPGLLIFFFFATYSWFYAKIHNIPLGDKLPWRDRGKVTMKALLPLGFPVIIIYGIYGGIFTPTEAAGVSVLYAMILEVFVWKTIRIFDLPKVALSSGIVTSAVFVLVAGGQAFSWVISFARIPRQMTDAVLGADPSALYILFIVALFFFIGCMFVDPIVVILILTPIFYPIAFDAGIDPVHLGVVITFQAALGSATPPFGVDIFTASAVFNRSYLDVIRGTPPFIVMLLIVGVLVVLFEEISLFLLWIF; encoded by the coding sequence ATGGCTTGGACTATGCTGGCAATCATGGTTTTTCTGTTAATACTTGGCTTGCCGATGATGATTCCGCTGATCGTGGGTCCGCTCGTAATTCTGTTCTTTTTTATGGACGGGTTAGATCCGACCATTATGGTTCAGCAAATGGTGGAAGGGATCTCCTCCTATGTTCTCCTCGCTGTTCCGCTGTTTATCTTTGCAGCGGACATTATGACGACAGGAAGAACATCGAGACGGCTTCTGGATTTTGTCGGGGCGTTTGTCGGACATATGCGTGGCGGTTATGCCATTACGACGGCCGCGGCGTGTACACTGTTCGGTTCGATTTCGGGGTCGACACAGGCAACGGTTGTTGCCATTGGTAAACCGATGAGAGAACGGCTTTTGAAAGTCGGATACAAGGATTCACATGCAATTGCATTGATCATTAACTCTTCTGATGTTGCGTTGCTGATTCCGCCGAGTATCGGCATGATCATCTATGCGCTTGTAACCGGAACATCTGTCGGGGATCTGTTTATCGCAGGTATCGGCCCCGGATTATTGATCTTCTTTTTCTTTGCTACTTATTCATGGTTTTATGCGAAAATTCATAATATCCCACTCGGTGACAAATTGCCCTGGCGTGATAGGGGCAAAGTAACGATGAAAGCACTTCTGCCTTTAGGTTTTCCTGTCATTATCATTTACGGGATTTACGGTGGGATCTTTACACCGACGGAAGCAGCAGGGGTATCTGTCCTTTACGCAATGATTTTGGAAGTGTTTGTCTGGAAGACGATCCGCATTTTTGATTTGCCGAAAGTGGCTCTTTCTTCAGGGATTGTGACATCTGCGGTCTTTGTTCTTGTCGCAGGCGGACAGGCATTCTCCTGGGTTATTTCTTTTGCGCGTATCCCGCGTCAAATGACGGATGCGGTTTTGGGTGCAGATCCGTCAGCGCTTTATATTCTCTTTATTGTAGCCCTGTTCTTTTTTATCGGATGTATGTTTGTCGATCCGATAGTTGTCATTTTGATTTTGACGCCGATTTTTTACCCGATTGCATTTGATGCAGGCATTGATCCGGTTCATCTCGGAGTCGTTATTACATTTCAGGCTGCTCTCGGGTCTGCGACTCCACCATTTGGAGTCGATATCTTCACTGCATCAGCGGTGTTCAACAGGTCCTATCTGGATGTTATCAGGGGGACACCGCCATTTATCGTTATGTTGTTGATTGTAGGTGTACTGGTTGTGTTATTTGAAGAGATTTCATTGTTCCTGCTTTGGATTTTCTAA
- the dctP gene encoding TRAP transporter substrate-binding protein DctP: MLKKAGLLTTALSLGVVLAACGGDDNNNSAGENVDPDDVSADDLEPQEWRMVTEETEGQVQMVYAEEFADTLNELSDGQITLDVYGFGELGSEVDQVEQLSTNIIEFAVISPGFTGTLVPEGNLFALQFLFPDDLRLAQDILDESEAINSTLRDKYEEHSITPLAFWTEGAMQWTGNSPLRTPEDFDGFQMRTQESPLILRSYEAYDANPTAMSWGELYTGLQQGQVEGQENPLFFIEDANFHEVQDHLTISNHNMYVTMTTVNTEFYNGLDDATRAIVDEAVEQMRDRAFEIQEEQNEGALDRIEEATDTPTEVYELTEEEREMFRERAIPVRDFYRENEGDDAAEILDTLLDEMEEMME, from the coding sequence ATGTTGAAAAAAGCAGGTCTTTTAACGACAGCATTGTCATTAGGTGTTGTACTTGCCGCGTGCGGTGGAGACGACAATAATAACAGTGCAGGAGAAAACGTGGATCCAGACGATGTTTCCGCAGATGATCTTGAGCCGCAAGAGTGGCGCATGGTAACGGAAGAAACAGAAGGTCAGGTTCAGATGGTGTATGCCGAGGAATTTGCGGATACACTCAATGAGTTGTCTGATGGTCAAATTACACTCGATGTTTACGGTTTTGGTGAACTCGGAAGTGAAGTGGACCAGGTAGAACAGCTTTCCACGAATATTATTGAATTCGCCGTCATTTCACCAGGGTTTACAGGTACACTGGTACCTGAAGGAAACTTGTTTGCCCTGCAGTTCCTGTTCCCGGATGATCTTCGTCTTGCGCAGGACATTTTAGATGAATCTGAAGCGATCAACTCGACGCTTCGTGATAAGTATGAAGAACACAGCATCACGCCTCTTGCATTCTGGACAGAGGGTGCCATGCAGTGGACAGGGAATTCACCGCTTCGTACTCCGGAAGACTTTGACGGATTCCAGATGCGTACGCAGGAATCTCCGCTGATCTTGCGTTCTTATGAAGCATACGATGCAAACCCGACAGCGATGAGCTGGGGCGAGCTTTACACTGGTCTGCAGCAGGGACAGGTTGAAGGACAGGAAAACCCGCTTTTCTTCATTGAAGATGCGAACTTCCATGAAGTCCAGGATCATCTGACCATTTCAAATCATAATATGTATGTCACAATGACAACGGTCAACACCGAATTCTATAACGGTCTGGACGATGCAACACGTGCCATTGTTGATGAAGCTGTAGAACAGATGCGTGACCGTGCATTTGAGATTCAGGAAGAACAGAACGAAGGTGCACTTGATCGAATAGAAGAAGCGACAGACACACCGACCGAAGTTTATGAGCTGACTGAAGAAGAGCGTGAAATGTTCCGTGAGCGAGCGATTCCGGTCCGTGACTTCTATCGTGAAAATGAAGGTGACGATGCCGCAGAAATTCTCGATACGTTGCTCGATGAAATGGAAGAAATGATGGAATAA
- a CDS encoding biotin transporter BioY, protein MTNKTSMIVYSGVMIALMAITANIGLFATIGPVPLTLQTGTAVLAGMILGPYYGTLAMIGYLLLGLFGVPVFAGFSSGQAFLSPTAGFLLTFPLVACITGFFSKEKASVSSLFLIAFSALLVHYLSGIVYLYGYTSFIIGDGMTLTAAASLMIPFFLKDVGVILLSVILAIRLRKTSMFKQVYDKRRVAG, encoded by the coding sequence TTGACAAACAAAACATCCATGATCGTTTACTCCGGTGTGATGATTGCATTAATGGCCATTACCGCTAATATCGGTCTCTTCGCAACCATCGGACCTGTACCATTGACACTTCAAACGGGGACCGCCGTCCTTGCAGGAATGATACTCGGTCCTTATTACGGCACCCTAGCCATGATCGGCTATCTGCTTCTCGGCCTTTTTGGCGTCCCTGTTTTTGCGGGCTTTTCCAGCGGACAGGCTTTTCTTTCCCCTACAGCCGGTTTCTTATTGACGTTCCCCCTGGTCGCCTGTATTACCGGCTTTTTCAGTAAAGAAAAAGCTTCTGTCAGCTCCCTGTTCCTCATCGCTTTTTCGGCATTATTGGTCCATTATCTGAGTGGGATTGTCTATCTGTACGGATACACCTCCTTCATTATTGGTGACGGCATGACTTTAACAGCCGCAGCATCCTTAATGATTCCGTTCTTCCTGAAAGATGTGGGGGTTATTCTGCTGAGTGTCATCCTCGCGATCAGACTGAGGAAAACATCCATGTTTAAACAAGTATATGATAAACGTCGCGTCGCAGGATGA